The Cygnus olor isolate bCygOlo1 chromosome 2, bCygOlo1.pri.v2, whole genome shotgun sequence genome contains the following window.
aaaaaaagaccatgtTTGGCTCAAACTTTCAAAAAAGTTCAGCCTGATACAAATACCAACATAAGCCACTTTGATCGGAATGGTGActttaaagaaacagtaaagctttattttctgttgttctgttgGTAACATCTGGGTAATCTCACCTATGTACGTGCACTATTTCCAGAAGTAAGCCAGCCTATGGCAATATTTAAGGTTAATTTTACTAAGATGTTCATCTTGCAACCAATTACTTTTTGTATCCATTTCTTCACCCTTTATTTTGCTTGGACAAgggatttaaaataatgttctaACAAAGTCAAATctattaatacaaaaaaatccttaaaaatgaaGGTACCTTCTGCTTAGATTTTTGCAATTCCTTTCTGAGACTACTGCACTCTTGCTTGAGGTCTTCTAGATCCTGTTCCAGACTATGCACTTTCAGGTCACTGTTCAGCTTCTCTATTTCCCAGCTGGACTGATTACAATTCAGATTTCTCATAACTGTAAAAAAGACAAGACAATCAGATTTCAGTCCCCGTTCAAGAAATATAACTCCTATAATACATACAGTTTCACCTCAAGCAGTCTCCGCTCTACAGAAACTTTATTCTGTACTTTCTGAATAAACTGCAGCCCATGGTAACAGAAACAGTAACAATGGTCAAGTTGTAGGCAGAGGAATAATCCATTTTTTTGAGTTTAAAGTAGAGTCCTCCTTTCCAGAACTGCACTGGATATTTTAAGtaacaaaaagaggaaataacattaaaaaaccACTGGAAATACAAAAATCAGTTAATAGCAAAAACCCATAGCATATTACTGACTTGCACACTTCATACACACTTTGAAAACATGAGCCGTTTCCCCTCAGGTTTGTATCATTGCACagttgaactttttttttcccccccaagtTTGTACATCAAGAAGttccaagcagaaaaacaaaagaaaaagacttcgGTAACTTCTAGACTTTTTCattagacagaaaaaagaaaaaatatatcatgtGATCACTATTAAGAAGCAACCTAATCTCATCAGCTGTAGGAGGCTAGTTAGAGGACAAGAAGAAGaatgagacaggaaaaaacTCCCCAGTCTTCAACGACATGGTGCACTCACTTCCAGATTTAATGATTTATACAAGCTTAAGCTACACTCATGTTTCTTAAACAAGGCACTCAGAGCCCACTTAGGAATAAAATTGATTACCCAACAAGGCTTCAAATCATCACATTTTCAAAGCTCTCTTTATAAACTCTGCACTCCGTATCTCCTTAAACCATTACGTCCTCAACAATTGCTATTATAACACGTAGTTTGCTCCTCTAGGTTTAAAAACATTGTGTGATGGAAATACCACATCACATGCTTCAGGCTCTCTTGGAAAGTAATGCAATTCAAGCATAGCATTGCTTATACGAACCTTTCAAATGACTGCGTTTGTACAGAATCTGAAGTCCAGTCCACAGGTTTAAACatacaaacagcattttcttgtaaaagtacaaaaataaagatcttATTTCCccatgttttatttcacatacccgtattttttttcctgtcacatCCCAACAGCAAGACAAAGCACTATACCAGATAATCTACAGGTGTCAGAAGAAGTCGTATCGACTGTGTGGTATTCGATACTTGAACTAGTAGGTCCCTGCCCTACTCTGATGAAAAGCTGGTGAGGTCTAGAGATGTATATTGCTTGCCTATTAAAACTGTGAAGTTGTGCACATTTCTCAAGTgattaaaataaactgcaatgGAAGAACACAACTGCCTCAGATCTTTATCATGGAGCTCCTTGCCTCTGATAATATAACATGCCTATCATCATAGACAAAACAAACTCAAAGTACTCACTACAGTACTCACCTCTCTTACCTAGCCGCTATATACAATTAAAACTCTTAATGCCCTGAGTTCATCATATAACCACTAAAAGTAGTCAGCACGTATTAAGATGTAACCAAATGCATACCTTGTTGAGTTTCCACTTCAGTTTTTAGTTGCAAAAGCTCTACTTCTTTAGACTGCAGCTGTTCATTCAAGGCTTTCAAGGattctgcagtttcttttgtctattttccaagagagaagaaaaaataaaaaccttgtgaaaattttcttctatcACATCTTActagtctttttttctaaatacaattcatttttttctaaatactaggaaaatactgctttgatttttttttaaaccattagCCTACCCCTATAAGAAAATTAAGATACTTAAAACTATTGTCATTCCTACATAAAGTATCACCATGTACTTAGAAAACCTAAAGGAGTGATAAAACAAATACCTCAGATCCTCAGCAAGTAAAAATTCATTCTACAATAAACTAACTATAGCGTACTTACATAAAGTGTTTACGTCATTGCTTTAAAAGACCTACTATTTTATccagtttgcttttcagattatCTCGGTCGATGCAGGCCTCCCGATAGGCTTGGTATGCCTTATTTACTTGTTCACGGCCAACTGAACTGCGTTCTTCTTCCAGTCGGGAGCCAAGCAGCTGCAAGTTAGAGACAAGAAAAGACATGAGAAATACGTTCTGTATCTTATAGTgagtaacttttctttttttcttttaagttttgaaaaaagCTAATGAAATACATTGATATGGACCAAAATTTTACAGAAGTACGACAAAGGCCATCTATGAATTCTGGAATCTCTAACCGTACTTAGTCCTTGCTAGCCTTCGgctatgaatatttaaaaaaaaacaacacatccACGAGTCATGATTACTTACACTAACAACTCCTTAAacaaattttttaattttttccaagtTCTAGAGATGGAAAAACTCCAAGTTCtactttctggaaaaagaggTTTAAGCATACGAAGACATAACATACAGAAAATTTTGAGCAAACTAAACATTTATAGTGACTCATAACATGAATACcgtattttttcccctggtgtATTCCTATGagaaaagccaaagcagaattattttaaaaatacctctaTTAACTTCCAGGTCACCACTGTCTCATTGCCTGCTAAGGCAAAAAACAAGCAGGGGGGAATAAGCACTACCAATGAGATTGCTCCCTTCTTTCTTACAGAGTAAAAGCATATTTGGTAAGACAGCAAGAAGCCTTACAGACCTCAAATTACAACTGTTCACATAGAAAGTTCTTGTTTTGACTAAGTACCACACTATGTTTTCgttctttttattcttcacaCTTGCTATAAAAGAATTGAGACATTTGAAAGCATTCAGTGTACGTAATGCAGATTCGTGACAGATTTgtaagtattttcttaaaaattaagacCTGTacaaaaagaatacaaaaatcaaagcactaACTGAATATAGCTACTACGAATATCTCCTATTCTAGGtattaatttgaaagaaagtatgagaaatcttatttttatggCTTGCTATCTCTGCCCTTTGCTTTTGTATTGATCTTCAAAGTATGTGTATTACTTATTAAAAGTTTTGTCCTTTACatttctcccccacccccccaaaaaagtttttatttccaaatagaGGCATTCAGATAGAACATAAGCCTTACCAAACTTCCTGACTTTCCATGCACTTTGAAATTTACAACTTCTAAAAGGTAACAACCCATGTGTTTCTGGGTGAAGTCGGTAAGTTAACTTCTTTCTTACCTTCTCCTCTAAAATTCtcactcttttctttaaaacgGAGTTCTCCTTCTCTGTCTCCTTTAGCCGCTTCTTGATGTCTTCATATGCGGTGACAAGGGCAAAGTGGGAGGCAACAGACTCATCTCCACTGTAAGCTGAAACAGGAATCTCCCCATCTCTCTTATGACTGTTGTCTGCTTTCTCATGGTTTAAAATGCAGATGTCATCCTCTATCAGCTCCTCCATGTCAACTGTTCAAAAAGATAGATGCGAGTCAAATTTTTGCAAAGACAAGTTCATCAAGAGTCTCAAGTCTGAAAACCTTCCAAAGTAACACTGGAGGATGTTTCTGCTTAAGTATGACAGCAAGACTGAATATCTGGGAAATATCTTTATCTTGCAGAAAACCTTGAAACCCATCTTACATTTAAGATATGcgtgttaggaaaaaaaaagatgttacttaatattattattttgagtATGCATCAGATTTCTGAGCCcccaatttcttttttattaaggTTTAACACCATCCTATAACCTTTGGCTggtatgaaatatttaaacttgACAGACACATCTCACTAGGGTTTTTTCAATTCTGCACTGAACTATAAGAGAGATTACAGTTGTGAGAAAGTGACTAACTACAACGTTTCCTGAGCACAAGCACACCAAAAGAAAGGCATTTAATTTGATTCATTCttgaatgcaaatatttctacatCTCCCAAACTTTTAAATGGAACCTTAACACTAGGTTTAATCCTTAAAAAGCCTACGCTGTTAGCTACTCTCTAGTCACAGTAGAAAACATCCTGCCAAACAACTAGTCACTCTTAACTGCAGATAAGATGCAAACGAAAACATACTTCACAACATGATCTGTCTCAACATGCATGTAGAAAACCGACAATAATCTGACCGTAAGAAGAGTATCACCATCACTAGGCAAATCCACCTGAATGACAAATGCAAAGTAATGATTGCATTCAGCTTTCATTGCAACACATTGTTTAGGTTGAGCAAAATACCCAACAAGAAGCTAGTGCATTTTCTTATCGTGCTCTCCATTATCTTTTCCGTAACTCCAGGCCTTAAACAAGAAGCCCcaacagcattttccttcacATGACTAGTTATCACAAGTTCTGGGTCACTCACGTGGATTTAGTTATGAAGATCAAGATTCCTTGTCTTTATGTGCAATACTAACATacagtatttgaaaacatttccccCACCCTCAAACTACTGATGTTACtagtaacaaaaataatcttcctCCCCCCGCCTCCAATCCTCCTGTTCCTGATGATTAGATAGCAAACCAACAGAAACACTagagtgaaagaaatgaatgtaATGAAGACAGCTTGTATTGAACGAAAAAGTTTTTTCAATGGAGAACTCACCTGATCAGCAGAACTCTGCAGGACAGACGTGGACCACTGGGCGGGGAAAAACCCACACCCACAACTGCTGCCTCTGCGGTATATTTGCTACTTCAGTTACTAGACTTCCTTCTTAGACTAGGATATTTGTTCAGCAATACTAAGAGGTA
Protein-coding sequences here:
- the AZI2 gene encoding 5-azacytidine-induced protein 2, whose translation is MEELIEDDICILNHEKADNSHKRDGEIPVSAYSGDESVASHFALVTAYEDIKKRLKETEKENSVLKKRVRILEEKLLGSRLEEERSSVGREQVNKAYQAYREACIDRDNLKSKLDKITKETAESLKALNEQLQSKEVELLQLKTEVETQQVMRNLNCNQSSWEIEKLNSDLKVHSLEQDLEDLKQECSSLRKELQKSKQKDQAQDKNPLNGDHLQRQGIQSVQQAYWDLKREMSNLQLVTEVQAEVLRKLKTNSTPTKKAASSAPVQCVDLKNVSKLNLTSGVVYKKLSQNEQVLCNAVPPPLLRDGKIPSERVTLQAWTDERPIPVDGKTFQEHHSYGKSSLEDNSWVFPSPPKPNENVFWEMKNKTTLLNCPADYLDQCNQNCLHKN